The following coding sequences are from one Solea solea chromosome 11, fSolSol10.1, whole genome shotgun sequence window:
- the LOC131468792 gene encoding putative beta-lactamase-like 1, translating into MKNETNIRGCPRQPPSKMKVKWTMLGMVVFFLLSVVMTCCFIWQYRMPKLKTVVVEKQATVEEMCPRFPEPVPLKHPITSLRVALERIDLLLKMSVHSTKLPAISALIVLNDSVLWNGNFGKSNTSDSSSSVPNEYTVYRIASLSKIFPTLMLYKLWEDGLVDSLDDPLEKYADNFTIKNPLGKSGGSLRDPGVRSPGLSLRRMASQLSGLPRRLRSTNLLWSGDTESALNLLKDEVLVADPGTRCHYSNVAFSLLANVLARKVAGSDFESWVSDNILVKLNMEDTGFNLTPRLQKKMAVGVYSNGQLAPLYDLGWYRPAGQMYSTTADMAKLMMALLGVSGGLVLRKDTLNTMLTPVLRCHDGYFANSTGTPWEINEQFGYDVVRKDGDLDGYAATLSLVPRLKLGLVVLMAGVRPGNQDLVNRAYSYLIPAVQNAFRDARKTVRPPPDPTPYVGFFTYRNMTFYEIKADSDGVLIMQQFGPQLDTTVPAKYRTIGLDYLQERVFRLVFESPYPCKLKFNSASVSLDIQDGQLFNFHAFTKKGVSPGFDSPGLNTYTVARIAGRPFFISQ; encoded by the exons ATGAAGAATGAGACAAATATAAgag GTTGCCCACGACAACCGCCGAGCAAGATGAAGGTGAAATGGACCATGCTTGGCATGGTTGTCTTCTTCCTGCTCTCTGTGGTCATGACCTGCTGTTTCATATGGCAGTACAGGATGCCAAAGCTGAAGACAG TGGTGGTTGAAAAACAAGCCACCGTGGAGGAGATGTGCCCTCGCTTCCCTGAGCCTGTGCCGCTGAAACATCCCATCACATCACTGAGGGTGGCCTTAGAGAGG ATAGATTTACTCCTGAAGATGAGCGTCCACAGCACCAAGCTGCCTGCCATATCAGCTCTCATCGTGTTGAACGACTCCGTTCTGTGGAACGGAAACTTTGGGAAGAGCAACACAAGTGACTCCTCCTCGTCTGTACCCAACGAGTACACGGTGTACAG AATTGCAAGCCTCTCGAAAATCTTCCCCACACTGATGCTGTACAAGCTGTGGGAGGACGGCCTGGTGGACTCTCTGGACGACCCTCTGGAGAAGTACGCAGACAATTTCACCATCAAGAACCCACTGGGGAAAAGTGGAGGATCACTCAGGGACCCCGGCGTCCGCTCTCCAGGACTCAGTCTGCGCAGGATGGCCAGTCAGCTCTCTG GTTTACCCAGAAGATTAAGGTCAACTAATCTCCTTTGGagtggagacacagagtcagCTCTTAATTTGTTAAAGGATGAGGTTCTTGTGGCAGATCCAGGCACCAG ATGCCACTACAGCAACGTTGCTTTTTCCTTGCTGGCCAACGTCCTGGCCCGGAAAGTGGCGGGGTCAGACTTTGAGAGCTGGGTGTCGGACAACATTCTGGTGAAGCTCAACATGGAGGACACTGGGTTCAACTTGACCCCGCGCCTTCAGAAGAAGATGGCAGTGGGCGTGTACAGCAACGGCCAGCTGGCTCCGCTCTACGACCTCGGCTGGTACCGACCCGCCGGACAGATGTATTCCACGACAGCGGACATGGCCAAGCTCATGATGGCTCTCCTGGGTGTGTCTGGAGGACTCGTGCTACGCAAGGACACGCTGAACACTATGTTGACCCCGGTGTTACGCTGCCATGACGGCTACTTTGCCAACTCCACTGGCACACCGTGGGAAATCAATGAGCAGTTTGGTTATGACGTGGTGAGGAAGGACGGTGACCTGGACGGTTATGCTGCCACTCTCTCTTTAGTACCACGACTTAAACTGGGACTAGTCGTCCTGATGGCTGGGGTTCGTCCCGGCAACCAGGACCTTGTGAACCGGGCCTACAGTTATCTCATCCCTGCGGTGCAGAATGCTTTCAGGGACGCTCGAAAAACTGTGAGACCACCACCTGACCCGACTCCATATGTCGGCTTTTTCACTTATCGGAACATGACTTTCTATGAGATTAAGGCGGACTCAGATGGAGTTCTCATCATGCAGCAGTTTGGACCACAGCTGGACACAACTGTGCCGGCCAAGTACCGGACGATTGGTCTGGATTACCTGCAGGAGCGGGTGTTCAGGCTGGTGTTTGAGAGCCCATATCCCTGCAAACTCAAGTTTAACAGCGCCTCCGTGTCCCTGGACATACAGGACGGTCAGCTGTTTAACTTTCATGCCTTCACCAAGAAGGGTGTGTcgccggggttcgattccccagGACTCAACACTTACACCGTGGCAAGGATCGCTGGAAGACCCTTCTTTATTTCACAGTGA
- the ren gene encoding renin, with amino-acid sequence MAVLTNYWMCLLALSLTETMGHSLRRISLKKMPSIRETLQELGVSVEQVLSELNQKSPRDNNNGTVPTPLTNYLDTQYFGEISIGSPAQLFNVVFDTGSANLWVPSHSCSPFSTACFTHNRYDASVSWTYVENGTGFSIQYASGNVRGFLSEDVVVVGGIPVVQVFAEATSLSAMPFIFAKFDGVLGMGYPNSAIDGIPPVFDGIMSQHVLKEEVFSVYYSRDPKHSPGGELVLGGTDPNYYTGNFNYMNTREMGKWEVTMKGISVGPQMMFCAEGCTAVIDTGSSYITGPASSVSVLMKTIGAQQDESGYKVNCDTVKSLPSVTFHLGGQEYSLTQEDYILWQSQIEGDVCIVTFRGLDVPPPVGPIWILGANFIARYYTEFDRRNNRIGFATAV; translated from the exons ATGGCAGTTCTCACCAACTACTGGATGTGTTTACTTGCTCTTTCATTGACAGAGACCATGGGCCACAGTCTGAGACG AATCAGCCTGAAGAAGATGCCGTCCATCAGAGAGACCCTGCAGGAGTTGGGTGTTTCTGTAGAGCAGGTGTTGAGTGAGCTAAACCAGAAGAGTCCAAGAGACAACAACAACGGCACTGTTCCCACACCTCTAACCAATTACTTGGAT ACTCAGTACTTTGGTGAAATCAGTATTGGTTCTCCCGCCCAGCTGTTCAATGTAGTGTTTGACACAGGCTCGGCCAACCTGTGGGTGCCCTCACATAGCTGCTCACCCTTCTCCACTGCCTGCT TTACTCACAACAGGTACGATGCCTCCGTATCCTGGACTTATGTGGAGAATGGTACGGGATTTTCCATCCAGTACGCCTCTGGAAATGTCCGGGGATTCCTGAGCGAGGACGTGGTCGTG GTTGGCGGTATTCCTGTGGTGCAGGTATTTGCTGAAGCCACCTCTCTCTCCGCCATGCCATTCATCTTTGCCAAGTTTGACGGAGTCCTGGGGATGGGTTACCCCAACTCGGCCATCGACGGCATCCCCCCGGTGTTTGATGGCATCATGTCCCAGCATGTCCTCAAGGAAGAGGTGTTCTCTGTCTACTACAGCAG aGATCCAAAACACTCTCCTGGTGGAGAACTTGTGCTTGGTGGCACAGACCCGAACTACTACACTGGAAACTTTAACTATATGAACACGCGAGAGATGGGCAAATGGGAAGTGACCATGAAAGG TATTTCTGTCGGACCACAGATGATGTTTTGTGCAGAAGGCTGCACAGCTGTAATTGACACAGGCTCCTCCTACATCACCGGCCCagcctcctctgtgtctgtgctgatGAAAACCATCGGTGCACAGCAGGATGAAAGCGGA TACAAAGTCAACTGTGACACTGTGAAGTCTTTGCCTAGTGTGACCTTTCACCTGGGTGGTCAGGaatactcactcacacaggagGATTACATCTTATGG CAATCACAGATAGAAGGGGATGTCTGCATCGTCACGTTCAGAGGCCTGGATGTGCCGCCCCCTGTAGGCCCCATCTGGATCCTGGGGGCCAACTTCATTGCCCGCTACTACACGGAGTTCGATCGACGCAATAACCGGATAGGCTTTGCCACAGCAgtctga